A genomic window from Lotus japonicus ecotype B-129 chromosome 1, LjGifu_v1.2 includes:
- the LOC130748499 gene encoding 60S ribosomal protein L9 yields the protein MKTILSSETMDIPDGVSIKVHAKVIEVEGPRGKLVRDFKHLNLDFQLITDENGKKKLKIEAWFATRKTSAAIRTALSHVDNLITGVTKGYRYKMRFVYAHFPINASITNDNKAIEIRNFLGEKKVRKVDMLDGVSILRSEKVKDELVLDGNDIELVSRSCALINQKCHVKNKDIRKFLDGIYVSEKGTVVEE from the exons ATGAAGACGATCCTCTCATCAGAGACCATGGACATCCCCGACGGCGTGAGCATCAAGGTTCACGCCAAGGTGATCGAGGTTGAAGGCCCACGCGGCAAGCTCGTCCGTGACTTCAAGCATCTCAACCTCGATTTCCAGCTCATCACCGATGAGAACGGcaagaagaagctcaagatcGAGGCCTGGTTCGCCACCCGCAAGACCTCCGCCGCCATCCGCACCGCACTCAGCCATGTTGACAACCTCATCACCGGTGTCACCAAGGGGTACCGCTACAAGATGAGGTTCGTCTATGCCCATTTTCCTATCAATGCTAGCATCACCAATGACAACAAAGCCATCGAGATCCGAAACTTTCTCGGCGAGAAGAAG GTCAGGAAAGTGGATATGCTTGATGGAGTTTCCATTCTGCGATCTGAGAAGGTGAAGGATGAGTTGGTTTTGGATGGAAATGACATTGAGCTTGTTTCTAGGTCATGTGCCCTTATCAACCAG AAATGCCATGTCAAGAACAAGGATATCAGGAAGTTTCTTGATGGTATTTATGTTAGTGAGAAGGGAACTGTAGTTGAAGAGTAG